GAGCTAATCTTTTAAGTGTGTTTGGTAATTTAATTCAATTGTCTTTATTCTTCCCTATTGTTTTAAAACattctattctttatttaccttaaacaatacagtttatcGGTATATACATAACAAGGCAAAGGAAAAGTAAATAATGTTGTTTATTTATAGCACCAGGACTATCCAACCATAAAGTTTTCTCTCTGGGATATGAGCGGTGATCCTACAGTGGCAGCTACCCATCATTGTTTCTACACACCAAACTCACTTTACATGTTAGTGTGGGATTTATGGTCCTTAGAGAAGGAACTGGACAAAATCGGCCAGTATCTTTACAGTATTCAGGTAATTAATGGTGtgaaatttcattgagaaaagaaaataagatgtggtttgattgccaatgagacaactgtccaagaGTGACTAACTTAGAAGATTGTGTTTATGTTAATACATGTAAAGACATTAAAGTATTCAGATATAAGAAACACTTGCATGTATAAGATCTAGAGATGACATAGATATGTATGCATTCTGCTATTATCCAAACCTAATATGCCTGATGTAAGAAGCAGTGACGGTTTTAAAATTCCAGCATTCAGTCATTTGGACAGCACTTATTATTTGTAATGAGTGGAGTTGTCATGGTGATTTTAagacttaacagtaaaaataTCATCCATTTTGTACTTATTTATTAGATAAAATATATTTCCTTTcacttgtttctttattgtatTATTAGGCAAGAATGCCCAATGCCAGTATCTTGTTAGTTGCCACATTCTTAGACAGAAACACCTTACCAACCAAACAACAAGATGTCTTGAGGATAAAACAGTTATTACTGGACCGTTATGGACCAGAAGGAGACCGGGCCAGTGGTTTATCATCTAGACTAGATACTGACAGTTTTATACCAGTGTCTTGTACAACAAAAGAAGGTATGTTTCTTTTGTTATACCCCTCTCTTAAATTTGGGGTTTATTGCAATTACTTTTTCCATCCATCTGTTTGTTCAGCTGTCTGTTCATCAGTATGTTTTCAAATTAATGAGCTGCAATGTGTCTAATGGATCTGTCTTTTTacttgtttattttcaacttaattCTAAAAGTTGACAGGAATATCTGCTATATAgcttattgaagaaaaaaaatgtcaaatatgtttgaaaaattgttttatagaTAAAAGGAGATCTGGGCAATAACTTAATGAGACAGCAATGTAACTAGTACtaccaaaacaaatcaaaagacttggtggcctttggctgctatctgctctttggtcaggtggTTTTCTCCGtgatatatactgtggattcattaatattcattggatactaattttccTGGATTTCATGGGTTCAGGGGAACCACAAatataaatgttcaatgaattacaaattgtCTACAGGAATATGTATGCTGATTTTGTCAAAACCTCGGAATTGAATTTTCATGagtatgcaagttttcctcaaccaacgaaaattagtacccacgaaaataaatgaatccatagaaacccattttcattctcaattttattgtaggTCTTTAAGAACATTTTCCAGtataaaataattgtgaatacatttgaaaatagaatatttttgatttttgtttctcTCCCAGGTATATCGGAACTTAAAGAAAAGTTGTATGACCTTGCCACAAGGGTACCAGATCCTAACAACAGACCAAACAAACTACTGGGTAGGAGTATTCCAAAGAGTTACCTTCATTTAGAGACGGCCATGCaggaaagtttgaaaaataaattggatGAAAAAAGACAACCATTTTTAGAACATGATGAGTTCCTTGAGATTATAAACAAAGTACCAAACAATGATCTCGATTCAGCTGAAGAAATTCGTCAAGGTGGGTTTACCTTAGAGATTAAGATTTATGTGTAAAGAAAGTGATGTATTTCTGATACTGGCAAATTTTTTATATGTGTAACTGGTAACGTATATTATGTTGAATATaagaaaaagtttgaaaaatgatGATGAGGCAACTCATTTTATATCTGCAACTTCAgcttttattgaaattttctgtTAATAGAAAATCTATGAACAATACACACACTATTAACcgaaaaaaatagatatattatgtgttatttagataatttttttatttatttattccagTAACAAAGTTTTTAACAGAGAATGGGACAATCCTGCATTTTAATGATCAACTGAAAGGATTAAATAATTTGTACTTTCTGGATCCAACATGGCTGTGTGATGTCCTGTCCAAAGTCCTCCTACATGTAGTAagtaatttaaaaattattttacatgGATCAAAGTTTGCATGAATTAATTATACATTACTGTCAGATGTTGAAAGAATCTCAGAATAAAATGACCCACTTTCAAATCTAAATGAATAGAGTTGATtacttttattgaaataaaatgaaatattccaGATTTTGGATTCTTAACATCCTGAAGAAAAATTGTGagtcaattttattattttaaaatcaccTGCTAATATGACTTTATCTTTTGCTATTATATAGGTACATGATCCTAATGTGAGAGGAGGGAAAATAAGTAAGGTTGAAGTAAGGAGGATATTCAGTGAGGATACACGATTCCCCGATGATTACGTAGACCAGTATATACAGTTAATGGAACGATTTGAAATTGCTCTTAGTGTGGATTTTGGTGGGAAGTAAGTTTTAAAGAAATAATATGTTATTGAATTAATGAAGAATTATTTTTCCATTACTTAGAAAACTGTTTCCTGTTCAGTACATCATACATGTCAACCTCCAAAAGTGGAAAAGCATGTTATGACCTTCATTGAGTGATAAAATAACAAGACTAAAAGAGAAACTCACTCTTTTTCAGCTGagttatacatatttttatgccccacctatgatagtagaggggcgttatgttttctggtctgtacgtccgttcgtccgttcgttcgtccgtctgtccctcttcaggttaaagtttttggtcaaggtagtttttgatgaagctgaagtccaatcaacttgaaacttagtacatatgttccttatgatatgatctttctaattttaaagacaaattaaacttttgaccccaatttcacggcccactgaacatagaaaatgaaagtgcgagtttcaggttagtttttggtcaaggtagtttttgatgaagttgaagtccaatcaacttgaaacttagtacaaatgttccctatgatatgatctttctaattttaatgcctaattatatttttaatccattttcacggtccattgaacatggaaaatgatagtgcgagtggggcatccgtgtactttggacacattcttgtttttttttaaattcagagtAATTATTCCATTGAATTTTTATTAATCATTCATCGGCAAATGGttctttttttagattatttataCCCTCCCAGTTATCCAAGTACCCAGCCATTGATCTGAACCGATCTGATGAATTAGGGTTAAAGGTTATCCGACTTTACAAGATGGCATTCATTCCCTCTGGATTCTGGAGTCGTCTTTTGTCACGGTTGATGTATAGAATAGAACTACTAACATCAGACTGGATTCTAAGTAAATCGCTGACTTCATCTGTAACACCTGCAAAGTTCCATAAAATGTTGGAAAGACAGAGCTCAGCATCCAGGTATGTATTTGattctttaaatatttacataaaatgtGTTGTGCATGTAGAAAGTAAATTATTGTGTTCCATACATTTGTATTGAAaggtcaaaaaaaaaaaacaagccgagaattaatcaaattattaattttttcacAAAGACAGAAggcattgatataaaaaaaaaactgtttttcttttaaataagttCACCTTCAAAAAGAACAATTTTAGAAACTTTAAAATTCAAGATGAGCAACATTACTTATAGATCATATAACAAGTCAGTGTTACATTACAACAAACATCAATGGATGAATCTTAAAATcttaaaactaaacaaaaaagaCCAACAACACacaaacattaaaaacattaaaatgtatacaaaaaaaaaatgcaagtaccaaataaatattttcatgacATTTGTTGTtcataaagaaaaacaacaaactCTGTCACCTTCACCAAAGGTCTCTATAAATTTATAGCAAGGAGAGTTTTTCCCTACAGTTAAAGatgattttatttaattgtagctttacttttattgatttgtattattttatttcacaGTGGATTACAAATCGTAAAGAAAGATATGATTTATTGGGAAGATGGTTTGTATCTAGGACATGACTCTGGGTGTTTACTTGTGGAGGCCACCATTGTTCCACAAGGTCATGGCATGGCTCCACACAGAGGTGTTTTGATAACAGTACAATCAACAAAGGGAGATTACTCCATCATGGGGATTGTTGTAGATGAGATCGATGACTTGCTCAATGATCATTACCCAGGTTTGTATAACACTTGATAAACATTAATTTATACCATTTATTGCAAAAGTAATGAAACCTTCCACAGAATCACAATCTCTTGGTCAAGGTATTTCAACTTCTGTTAGTTTACTTGTCgcattgtatatatacaaaagctattgttctctgtgtagtttattcacagATCCTCAGATTAAGAGGAAAAATGAAGTAGTAGATATATGAGAATAGTTATGCTATCACTAAATAAACTCAAAAAGGGGTGTTCCCCTCAAATATTTGAAACTTTCCACATTATCCACACAATATAAAGAAGAGAAACGTTCAATGAGTTATATGACAAGGATCCTTGAAAGGGGTCATTATagttaatattttcaattttttttgttatcatatatatatatatatatatatatatatgtgtgttctAGTCACAGATTTGAaggatatttatttattttatctattaattaaaaaaaaatgttcatcttCAGGGAAATTACAGTTTATTTTAGTATTGATAGAGTTATAACTTATATTTTTGTTAGGTTTAATGGAGTGGGATGAATATGGTCAGCCTAGAGTCCAGAGATATGCCATGTGTCCAGATTGTTATGACACGATCCATTCATTACCTAAGGGTCTTGACCATTTCTCAGTAGAGCACTGTGCTAGGCTCATCATGTCATCTGATACCATCACATGtccaaaaaatctaaaaataccTCTGGTGCAATTAGTCCCAGAATTACTCATGCATGAAATTCCTAAAAAGTTTATTATAGACATTACAAAACTGTCGGTTGAAGAGGACAATCTGCTAGGTGTTGGTGTCGCAGGTAAAGTTCTTAAAGGACATTATGGTGACATTGATGTGGCTGTGAAGTTATATCACGGAGCACCGTATGCTGGCTTCCAACTGAGTAGTCTAGACAGTAGTTACCACACAGGGGGAGAAAAAGCTGAAGATAACGAAGAACAAGATGATATTTACAAAAACTACTCCGCTTATACCATTGATGTTGATGAAACTAATAGTATCAAAGTAAGTCAACTAAATATGCATGGGAATAACATATATATGACTGTGATTTGGTTAACAATTATTTGTTACATCAAGAACATCTAACAGGGTGGAAAAATTAGAATAACTGCATATCTaggttatgaaaattaaaagatgtgaTAGGATTGCAACAACTTTTCACAGGAAACAAATCACTAAGATGTGAACTATAGGTAAAGGCTTCAACAGCATGTTCACTCTGCTGCATTGGTACACATTAAATGGAATCTTTTCTTACTTACTGTGAAGGCAAACATGAGTATTAGGAACCATACATGCAGGATTGTTTACATCAAGAATATTAAACTCTTAATCTGAAATTACTGTGAGATTTTTATTACTGGAAATAATGCTGAGTTTagtatcacaataataagaaTGTACATTCTGACATGATATGAATATATCTGTATTAAGATTTTCCTGAATTTGCATTTTTCttaatttacaataattactattTTCAGGCATGGAGAGCTTTTATGGAGATGAGACAAGAAGTCCTGGTAACCAGTAAACTAAACTATCCCTACATTGTTTCCTTCCTTGGTATATCAATCAGACCAAGCCTGTTGATGTGTCTAGAGTTTGCTCCCCTTGGGAACTTTAGGACCAGTATTGATAAGGCTATAGTAAACAGGGAACCATTCAACAAATACAGAGACAAGGATAAAATCTTCCCTGCTGTGTTTGAGAAAGAAGTTACTTATAAAATGTTGTTTCAGGTATATTTCTCAATGATATAAATTGACTTTGTGTCTTAACTTTAATACCGATGCACAAATGGACTGTGGAATGATTTATGGAATTAACTAAAAGGCAATAGCATACTTTAACTGAGGAATCTTGAAAGTAGTTAATAAATTTCAAACTATCAAAGTTTGTGTTAATGTCATATTTGAggggagaaaaaaaaaacaacaaaaaacaaatgatagACTAACCAGTGAATATAGAGACAAAACAAAAGGATGCATCATTTTATTGTGAGTAATTGTTATACCCCCTCTTCCAAAAAGTGGAGGTATACTGTTTTCCCTCTGTCCATCCATCCATACATCTGTACATCCGTCCGTaccatgaatattttttgtcgcAATTTTCtcatgaactacattacaaggatttctgaaatttggttttagggtttatataagtcagctgtACCTTATGATGTGTTTtaagattcatcactcaacaacttcctgtttacggtCAAGTATTTGGGCAGGGGTATAACCATGaacagtagctcacagtttcacttgttttgatagttatttttttataacctCTACATGAAAAATGCTTTTTGCGATATTAACATACCTCATTTACTCTCATTTCAGATTGCAAGTGGCCTTGGTTATCTTCACAAAAATGGAATTATATACAGAGATTTAAAATCAGACAATATATTAGTTTTCTCCCTTGAATTGAATTCTCCTGTCAATGTCAAACTGTCTGACTATGGTATATCTAGATTTTGTTCTTCTGGAGGTACAGTTGGACTAGTAGGAACACCAGGGTATCAGGCACCAGAAATAATTGAGGGGCAATCTTATGATGAAAAGGTACATACAACTTTTTAAAGTACATAAGGCCAGGGCTATGactaaattaataaaacattaagTATAGAATCAAGATATTAATGAAATATCTTTATCTATGCTAGGCAATGAAGTTTTACTTTActggttttatttttcttttaatctaAAGCAGTTTTTTTCTGGaagattgttttaaaaatgtagtCCTGTAGTGTATCTTTAATGCCTTTAATGTCTTTATCAATTCATTCAATAAATATAAAGGGGAAAAAGAAATCTGATATTTTTCcatatttataatacatttgtaatacaatgtatatatgtttatggaAATTATGATTAGGAGGAAATACAGCTATgtcctcaattaaaaaaaatatttcacttctATAAGGGGCATTAATTTTCATCTACTTTACTATGAAAGTGAATCACTTCAATGAACTCACAATAACATGTTCCCCTCAAGTGTGTGAGATCATATGATTTGTCCTGGTATGGATCAAACTAAGGACTTGAAATTAATATTGGCTGCATTAAATATATTCAGCAAGGatgttttatatatgaataaGAGCCAAGACTCCCTGTCATTATAATGTGTCTGGGAAAGGTGATATGCCAAACTTGTGTGGGTGATCATGGGGATAAATCTTACTGTACTGtacaattcattattattcgttggataccaatttttcatggattttgtgggtacagacAAACCAAGTACTTAAATattcaatgaattacaaatttcctTTCCACTTGTATACACACtatggcaaaaccatgaaataagATATTCAccaacatgtaagttttccttaatccacgaaaattggtccCCACGAAAATAACTGAATCCCCAGTATAATGTAATGTTACCTTGTGAGCCAGCACTGTTTATCTTACTTTTAATGGCTACCTCTTGTAAAACATGTGGCATTAATATAGTGTCATCCAGAACATGTATCAGGTATCTTGTAATTTTTTATTGATGTTAAACAGCCATTAATCAATCAGTTATCAGCAGacaaactatttattttatttgtcattaACAGGTGGACATATTTTCCTTCTCCATGGTGATTTATGAGGTGCTGTCGGGAAGGAGACCTTTTGAAGAATATAAAAATTTTGCACAAATTTCTACAGCAATGAAAACTCAGTCAAAAAGACCATGTCTACAGGTAAATTTGGTACACAAATGCAAACAATTACACTTTCAAATAATAGAAAAACTGATTTCAAATTAAGATAAGATTAAGAATAGAATGTACTTAATGTCaggtcattaaaaaaaaaagcagaaggtCTTGTTAGGTCCTGTAAataataggaaaatgaaaatgGTATCAAATCATTATTTTGCAGATTTTAAGCAAAAATAGGctagttttgataaaattttggctgaatttatgtgtttattttagtgCAGTTAAATCTACCAGGACACTTGTACTCCTTATGGCTATTCCCGGCTGGCAAGAGAATCTGTCCAGCTTGAACTATTGGTGCATACAACAATAACTTTTCCTttgtggtgtcagatattttgtattatttcgTAAAAATTTTACGGGATCACGtttgatatccagtaatggcggacaaatgaCAATAAGGTGAATTCAAAGCAGTATGTTTAATTAATGTAACAgtatatgatatcatattttCTCAACCtcttatatcttttttctacagGATTACAACGTTGACCCAGGATTCCCCTCTGTAGAACAGTTAATGAGGGATTGTTGGGCCAGGTCAGCTGACAAGAGGCCGTCTGCTGAAGATATTGTTTCAGATTTGTGGATGAGATCAATTCAGTTTATATCATTAAAGAAGACTTTTAAGTTACCATGTTTATTGAAAGATGGACCAATTGACTGTATATCATTCACTTCTGATGTATGTATAATTCCTCTGACAAAATATCTGAGTTATATTGTGGAAGCATGCTTatatgaataagaagatgtggtatgagtgccaatggtacaactctccatctaagccacaatgtaaaaagttaacgttTATAGGTATTGCTTAGATTTCCTATGGGTTATTTTCAAGCTCAGGGTCAAATGTAGACGTAAAAAGTACTTACTGTTTCTCAAATATGCACATACTATTTTATAATTCTGTAGGAACAAAATAACATGAACCTTTACTTAAGTTTTGATTGAGAAATctcaaaaaatattgaaactaaTTTAAAGAACTTAATTTCATGGATGAATTTTGGAAATTCTAATATATCTTCtataatttataaactttttaaaattacagTCTAGAAAAGCAGAAACTATATGGTTGTGGGAAGGATCTGAAGATGGTAGAAAGTATACTACACTTGATAAATATACTACTAAAGATAATAATGGTTGTGTTCCATCTGGTGATACTTTACCTGGCAGCAGGGTGACCTGTATGTGTCAGGTGGACAAAGATATCTGGATAGGTACTGAGGTAGGTATCTAAGGTAACAAGATCATGTGATCTGCCTGTTGACAATTAATCTGGCAGTTAGAGAAAGAGTTATCTGGTTGGATATAAAGGTATAAAGTTAACATGGtttatatgtatgaaaaaaatgatacTGAAATTCAATTTTAGAGATCAAAGGTCAATGTCCTCAATAAGATAATTCCCAGTAGGCTGAAATTTGGTTGTACCTCACTTTGTGAATCTGATATTAAAGTGGGATTGAGGCTTTGTGTTTTTAGGTCTGTTTGTTCTTTCCACTTTAGAGTGGGGGCAGGACCTTTAAGGGAAGtcatcgggtgtttttaagcttgggatttaGGGATTGATCCTTTTTGGGATctgggattttttttctcaaatttcagGATGTCAGAacttaatttttgtcgagcctgcaactgtTGTTGCAGAaacttgacatagggatagtgatctggcggcggcggcattagctaacttcttaaaagctttatattttagaaggtggaagacctggatgcttcatactttgtatatagatgcctcatgttacgaagtttccttcagtcacatgtccaatgtccttgacctcattttcatggttcagtgaccacttgaaaaaaaagttcagattttttgtaatgttgaattctctcttattataagtaataggataactatatttggtatgtgcgtaccttgcaaggtcctcatgtctgtcagacagttttcacttgacctcaacctcatttcatggatcagtgaacaaggttaagttttggtggtcaagtccatatttcagatactgtaagcaatagggctagtatattcggtgtatggaaggactgtaaggtgtacatgtccaactggcaggtgtcatctgaccttgacctcattttcatggttcagtggttatagttaaatttttgtgttttggtctgtttttttcatactatttgcaataggtctactatatttgttgtatggaatgattgtaaggtgtacatgtcaagcgggcagatgtcatgtgaccttgacctcattttcatggttcagtggttatagttaaatttttgtgttttggtctggttttttcatactatatgcaataggtctactatatttgttgtatggaatgattgtaaggtgtacatgtctagcgggcagatgtcatctgaccttgacctcattttcatggttcagtggtcaaagttaagtttttgagttttggtctttttatctaatactatatgccataggtcaactatatttggtgtatggaaatattttatgatctttatgtcagtagcgcaggtttcttttgaccgtgacctcattttcacggttcattgtacagtgttaagtttttgtgttttggtctatttttcttaaactataagtaataggtcaactatatatgttgtatagaagcattgttagctgtacatgtctgcctggcatggttcatctgaccttgacctcattttcatggttcattggtctttgtttagttatcttggttaatgttaagtttatgagacagttgtaataaagctttatacttaggactatcaacataatatcaatgattagtatagaaggcgagacatttcagcgtgtgcactcttgtttcttaTTTTCGGGACCTCtgcatttcatgtttttaagcgcTGGATTTCTGGATCAGAACCCCTCCGCCCCCCCTCACATTAGGTGAAAGTTTTTACGTTACAGGAATCTGTAATTTGGTACACATATTACACTATTATgatcttttatatttaattgcTGCAGATGGTGTGTGAGCGATAGCtaatctttttatgttttttttttatttccatttaatgGCTTAATTGCCACATTGTTGCTAAGGAAGGCTAATATTTCAAAGAGATAATGCAATTTATATTCATTCAATATTCCCTTGATATAGATGAAAATGCTTGTTTACTACATATCTCATACCCCATCTGAATTGAGAGTTGGAAATTTAGGATGGAAGCAATTTTGGAAAACACATAAGAAAACTTTATTGTAAATCTTTATTGTTGAAATGTATATTGTTGGAGGCAGGAGTTAACTACAATCTTGAGTGTTTAACTCTTATCTATATTATGCATATTTTGGCTTATTATTCAGGGCTATAAGATTGAGACATACAGTCATCAGTGCTTTGTCAAGAAGGAGAAGAAACCTTTATGTACTTTTGCAACACCTTATGCCATAGCAACAAGTATTCAGTTTATAAAACAAGAATCACAGGTGACTTTATATTTGATTCTCCATTTTGTTGCCATGACATCAAAATTACAGTTCTAGTATAATTAGTCCAACTGTTACACTAAATTTGCCATTTCAGAATCTTTTGTATTCCAGACATGAAGCTTAAAATTGTACACCAATGCAAATTGTTGGTTTATGGTGTTCTTACAATGGAAGTTGAATCAATGAAGTAATATTTTAGTTTACTATTTCATTACTCAGAGAGACAATGTAAAATCAGACACAATTTTTACCAACTTATGAAGTTGTCTgcttttatatacaaacattttcATCATCATACAAGTCAAACCAAGCATACACAATATTACAGATAccttatgtatataaacaaaggcaaataaaaaaacaaggtgatcaaaaacaaataaaagaaataattggatTTATGTGGATATTGAAACATTATTTTCACTTTGGTCTACAATTTAGGGACAGTGGTTAATTAATCAGATTGAATAAATCCATAATAAAAATACAAGCAAAAAAACAGTAGTTAAGGATACTCTTGAAGTCTGTAGTAGCTTTTAGAGgtgtaaacattattaaatatttttttcaggaggACAGAAAAGTATATGTGACCCTTGATACAGGAAAAGTAATGGTATTTGAACCAGTTAATAAGACTGTTACAATACGAAATCTTCGTGGACAAACACACACAAGTGAGGCTCTGTGTGGATGgagaacaacaaaaacattgaCAATTGGTAATTCTCCAGCTACATGTATGGCTAACATTCCACCAAGTGGACAGTCCAGAAATGAAATATGGATTGGTTGTGGTGGCAGTATATGTGTTGTTAGTAATTCCACTTGTATGGTGGAGGACCATGTGCCTGTCCAAAGACTGGTTAAAAATACAGAATTACATACGACCAGAATGGTTAAATCACTTGTCTATTATGATGATAGAGTATGGTGCTTAATAAACGATAGTGCTATTGTAATTGAATTTGACGTAGACTTGAGATTACCAACATACATTTTGGTAATGGACGATTATTCACCTACTGGATTTGTAGTTTCTGAATATATATCTGGCATAAGCTTGTCAGGTAGTTCTGAGTCTATAGATATGGTATCATCAGTATTAAAGTCAGTAGATATTTGTGGAAGTAAGAGACCTAATGCAGGCTACTTCAATATAAATGCAAACTTTAATGATGTTCAGGATGAAGATAATAGTGATCAAGTCATGGAATCAGGAGACTTTGAAAATGATAGTGACCTTAATGAGTGCACATGGATTG
The window above is part of the Mytilus galloprovincialis chromosome 4, xbMytGall1.hap1.1, whole genome shotgun sequence genome. Proteins encoded here:
- the LOC143071131 gene encoding leucine-rich repeat serine/threonine-protein kinase 1-like isoform X4 produces the protein MARYSEFTKRASQWIYDMVNVTNIIRLINSGNAETLENGLVSVLDEWEDSGDDRDILTVPLFEDLPLLNYACTVEDICVDIVIVLISNGCDVNLPSIEGTPLQIISRNGNYQLINILLENGAILETEDDPIFSENSPFYLASLYGHTDVVRRLLSYQPSTSTFNFSQGYYKGKETIQEMVKDDGVRSCLLFAACRGGNLEIVKMWLSPSMDINHPKLFVSSLEDCENGTPLYAACSGGHFEVAKFLYDMGASLTDKICREFPKIAGGILECCISFRDEDFCDEDQEAGHIAKYRHLSLGGFNYDWVAGVHNTIVELDLNENNLSTLPPEIPWCLPNLVHLNLAHNKLVKLSSPEGQVQCDSLSEIQLGDNKLEDICHEVFQLQSLVTLNLSNNNLKYLLKTLHSQYPVVTSQTTDGSSFVQCPNLHYLNVSQNKLEMLPHEYIRKCSGLSTLDVSHNRLVSFPNAWDCNMAMLNLSHNELDRCPVSLEQYWCGTLRTLRLNNNKLEEINESVVKLGCLVELYASYNKISRLPDPDHWECSQLYLMELAHNCLGPKPTNRRISAVLNKKKEDRHIEEDHYSFPPFLGNCLHDLDLSHNNLNQVHSSVSHLVSLHHLDISHNPAIKSLPKELGKLKVTCIIKMDGVNITDMKKLIDMDCDQQQRSKQIILSLRNDLRQSEKYYKMKLVILGKKDKGKTTLAGLLKGQPLGSHHLLGVQRHDIELPPKGTLLKLFKHQDYPTIKFSLWDMSGDPTVAATHHCFYTPNSLYMLVWDLWSLEKELDKIGQYLYSIQARMPNASILLVATFLDRNTLPTKQQDVLRIKQLLLDRYGPEGDRASGLSSRLDTDSFIPVSCTTKEGISELKEKLYDLATRVPDPNNRPNKLLGRSIPKSYLHLETAMQESLKNKLDEKRQPFLEHDEFLEIINKVPNNDLDSAEEIRQVTKFLTENGTILHFNDQLKGLNNLYFLDPTWLCDVLSKVLLHVVHDPNVRGGKISKVEVRRIFSEDTRFPDDYVDQYIQLMERFEIALSVDFGGKLFIPSQLSKYPAIDLNRSDELGLKVIRLYKMAFIPSGFWSRLLSRLMYRIELLTSDWILSKSLTSSVTPAKFHKMLERQSSASSGLQIVKKDMIYWEDGLYLGHDSGCLLVEATIVPQGHGMAPHRGVLITVQSTKGDYSIMGIVVDEIDDLLNDHYPGLMEWDEYGQPRVQRYAMCPDCYDTIHSLPKGLDHFSVEHCARLIMSSDTITCPKNLKIPLVQLVPELLMHEIPKKFIIDITKLSVEEDNLLGVGVAGKVLKGHYGDIDVAVKLYHGAPYAGFQLSSLDSSYHTGGEKAEDNEEQDDIYKNYSAYTIDVDETNSIKAWRAFMEMRQEVLVTSKLNYPYIVSFLGISIRPSLLMCLEFAPLGNFRTSIDKAIVNREPFNKYRDKDKIFPAVFEKEVTYKMLFQIASGLGYLHKNGIIYRDLKSDNILVFSLELNSPVNVKLSDYGISRFCSSGGTVGLVGTPGYQAPEIIEGQSYDEKVDIFSFSMVIYEVLSGRRPFEEYKNFAQISTAMKTQSKRPCLQDYNVDPGFPSVEQLMRDCWARSADKRPSAEDIVSDLWMRSIQFISLKKTFKLPCLLKDGPIDCISFTSDSRKAETIWLWEGSEDGRKYTTLDKYTTKDNNGCVPSGDTLPGSRVTCMCQVDKDIWIGTEGYKIETYSHQCFVKKEKKPLCTFATPYAIATSIQFIKQESQEDRKVYVTLDTGKVMVFEPVNKTVTIRNLRGQTHTSEALCGWRTTKTLTIGNSPATCMANIPPSGQSRNEIWIGCGGSICVVSNSTCMVEDHVPVQRLVKNTELHTTRMVKSLVYYDDRVWCLINDSAIVIEFDVDLRLPTYILVMDDYSPTGFVVSEYISGISLSGSSESIDMVSSVLKSVDICGSKRPNAGYFNINANFNDVQDEDNSDQVMESGDFENDSDLNECTWIVSDDKADKSEPPPVPKRTPTIKTAPVKLGETPPPVPLRPHRKPPIIPPRSPRPGSRSSSCSSLPKTDVRPKIRVSSSVSGGSQKEESIKVCSIVNVGDTLWVGRNYGDILIVNIGQRNSYQYGEVITVLKVTPSAHMGNDVEVLLSTGSSVISLSKIGDSKKGEVISWEPYNSTDIKRIQNYWSMKRNSKDVSQETEIKDIGKF